Proteins from a single region of Deltaproteobacteria bacterium:
- a CDS encoding GNAT family N-acetyltransferase, translating into MKSSVSDDFCFASDNGKTQSVTSNHALHLVTIDPCTAPRWQQLVERQQSSVFHAPAWLHVLADTYGWDIGAHVVLDSREQAIAGIPFVGITDMTGKRIVTLPFSDLCDPITPDSETWHSLSTHLLREQCPVLVRCLHNMVPLTDTRFTVAKQARWHGLDLRPDSEAQLRRLPNSCRWRIRRAQREGVTIRRAEREEEMREFFTLHRGIRKQKYRLLAQPYGFFANIWRHFLALSQGVLFLAYYQEKIIGSVVFLVWKDTLYYKFSATDPAYLHLGMSELLIWEGIQYGKAAGLTALDFGLSDWDQEGLISFKRKFATEEKTISFLRHVPEHLPLPYEQQARSLLPQLTELFTDTTVPDHITDRAGEVLYRFFA; encoded by the coding sequence TGTGACTATTGATCCATGCACTGCCCCCCGGTGGCAACAGCTCGTTGAGCGCCAGCAGAGCAGCGTGTTTCACGCACCAGCGTGGCTGCACGTGCTCGCCGATACCTATGGTTGGGACATCGGTGCTCATGTCGTACTTGATAGCCGTGAGCAGGCGATTGCAGGGATTCCTTTTGTTGGCATTACCGACATGACTGGGAAACGCATTGTGACTCTCCCCTTTTCCGATTTATGTGATCCCATCACTCCCGACAGTGAAACCTGGCATAGTTTGAGTACCCACTTACTTCGTGAGCAATGCCCAGTGCTGGTCCGTTGCTTACACAATATGGTGCCGCTGACGGATACGCGGTTTACCGTGGCCAAACAGGCACGCTGGCATGGATTGGATCTCCGCCCTGATAGCGAAGCGCAATTGCGGCGACTGCCGAACTCCTGCCGATGGCGAATTCGCCGGGCACAGCGTGAAGGGGTTACCATTCGTCGGGCAGAGCGAGAAGAAGAGATGCGGGAATTCTTCACCTTGCATCGAGGTATCCGCAAGCAGAAATATCGCCTCCTGGCACAGCCATACGGGTTTTTCGCCAACATTTGGCGCCACTTTCTCGCGTTGTCACAGGGAGTGTTATTTCTCGCCTACTACCAAGAGAAGATCATTGGCAGCGTGGTATTCCTGGTGTGGAAAGATACGCTCTACTACAAGTTCAGCGCCACGGATCCGGCCTATCTCCACCTTGGCATGAGCGAACTCCTGATTTGGGAAGGCATACAATACGGGAAAGCCGCGGGATTGACGGCTCTCGATTTCGGCCTCAGCGATTGGGATCAGGAAGGGTTGATCAGCTTCAAACGAAAATTCGCTACCGAAGAGAAAACCATCTCCTTTCTTCGCCATGTCCCCGAACACCTACCGTTGCCGTATGAACAACAGGCGCGCAGCCTGCTCCCGCAACTGACCGAACTTTTTACCGACACGACAGTTCCGGATCATATCACCGACCGTGCGGGAGAGGTTCTCTATCGGTTCTTTGCATAG
- a CDS encoding MBL fold metallo-hydrolase, with amino-acid sequence MISVTTIGNATMVVRDNSVVLVTDPWMGEEDHAYFGSWNLSHVIPADIKHDIFSTKYVWFSHGHPDHLNAYSLPRFKGKTILLPDHVGSRMQQDLTTMGYDVFVLPDRQWITLSDHVRVFCITTIIQDAVLLVEAYGRLFVNCNDAGSRGCTRLIRRIAAQYPHSYLLSIMGYGDADMINFYGEDGKFVPTLSADEFLLGDQLSLMAKSLRINHVIPFSSFHQYQREDSLWASQYVTPLSAYREGFHPDLAFIPPFVTIDCRSGEVTEVNPALNVVDVHPPEFYGDSWSEELSTEDTTKLDTYFTRKDGIRHFLSFLNFHVGGKDHYIPLGGTQHKGITFAVPRQSLMTAIEYEAFDDLLIGNFMKTTLHNMDSLYEGEFNFYVTKYGDNGRAQSAVELDHYFQAYRHRIGREYMYEAATNTLMQFAKRCFARTRGSTFYTTAKRAYYTIVK; translated from the coding sequence ATGATCAGCGTTACCACTATCGGCAATGCCACCATGGTCGTACGAGACAACAGCGTTGTTCTCGTCACTGACCCGTGGATGGGAGAAGAGGATCACGCTTACTTCGGCAGTTGGAATCTCTCTCACGTCATCCCCGCTGACATCAAACACGACATTTTTTCTACCAAATACGTCTGGTTTTCACATGGCCACCCGGACCATCTGAATGCCTACAGTCTTCCTCGCTTCAAGGGAAAGACCATCCTTTTGCCTGATCATGTGGGCAGCCGGATGCAGCAGGATTTGACGACTATGGGGTATGACGTGTTCGTGCTCCCAGATCGCCAATGGATCACCCTCTCTGACCACGTGCGCGTGTTCTGCATCACCACGATCATCCAGGATGCGGTTTTGTTGGTTGAGGCGTACGGACGCCTGTTCGTCAATTGCAACGATGCGGGGAGTCGTGGGTGTACCCGTCTCATCCGTCGGATCGCTGCGCAATATCCGCACTCGTATCTTTTGAGCATCATGGGCTACGGCGATGCCGACATGATTAATTTCTATGGTGAAGATGGCAAGTTTGTACCGACGTTGTCAGCCGATGAGTTTCTCCTCGGTGATCAGTTATCGTTGATGGCCAAGTCGCTCCGCATCAATCACGTCATTCCTTTTAGCTCATTCCATCAATATCAACGTGAGGATTCGTTGTGGGCAAGCCAATATGTGACGCCCTTGTCTGCATATCGCGAAGGATTCCATCCTGATCTCGCATTCATTCCACCCTTTGTCACGATTGATTGTCGCAGCGGGGAAGTCACGGAGGTGAATCCGGCTCTCAACGTTGTCGACGTGCACCCGCCTGAATTTTACGGTGATAGTTGGAGTGAAGAACTGAGTACAGAAGATACCACGAAACTCGATACCTACTTCACGCGTAAGGATGGCATTCGTCACTTCCTCTCATTCCTCAATTTCCATGTCGGAGGCAAAGATCACTACATTCCACTCGGCGGCACGCAGCACAAAGGGATCACCTTCGCGGTCCCGCGCCAGAGCTTGATGACAGCGATCGAATATGAAGCGTTTGACGACTTGCTCATCGGCAATTTTATGAAGACCACACTGCACAATATGGACTCGTTGTACGAAGGAGAGTTCAACTTCTATGTCACCAAGTACGGCGATAACGGCAGGGCCCAGTCAGCCGTAGAACTCGACCACTATTTTCAAGCGTATCGTCACCGCATCGGGCGAGAGTACATGTACGAGGCTGCCACCAACACCCTCATGCAATTCGCCAAACGCTGCTTCGCACGGACACGTGGGTCAACGTTCTACACCACTGCCAAGCGCGCCTATTACACAATTGTCAAGTAA
- a CDS encoding class I SAM-dependent methyltransferase, whose protein sequence is MTFPQDTGVEPGALPAPSVFFWDQFRDTSMGRYHFQHEYAFISDFLATPTSPRRILDVGCGSGRMTLPLSRLGFRMMGLDIEPVAVTAFQQQLPGTPLVRGDVADLPFAADSFDCVVALQAAEYVDHKRLLTECYRVLRPGGAVIFDAQNLHSYKWGLKRVWDPNSSLVSTIVSCRKLLQSLPEHRFTIHAIRRYNWIPFSRKSNSPLIRIAASLEQMLHLDRFHSISPKVLLAARKDIAQLTLTLCSALNFLGL, encoded by the coding sequence GTGACCTTTCCGCAAGACACTGGCGTCGAACCGGGAGCCCTCCCAGCCCCTTCCGTGTTTTTCTGGGACCAATTTCGTGACACCAGCATGGGGCGCTATCACTTTCAGCACGAGTATGCCTTCATCTCCGATTTTCTCGCGACCCCCACTTCCCCACGCCGTATTCTTGACGTTGGCTGTGGGAGTGGACGCATGACGTTGCCGTTGTCGCGCCTGGGCTTCCGTATGATGGGACTCGATATCGAGCCAGTCGCGGTCACAGCCTTCCAACAACAACTGCCGGGAACACCACTCGTCCGTGGCGATGTCGCCGACCTCCCCTTCGCGGCTGATAGCTTCGATTGTGTCGTAGCGTTACAAGCTGCGGAATACGTCGACCATAAAAGACTCCTGACGGAATGCTATCGCGTGTTGCGTCCAGGGGGCGCAGTGATTTTCGACGCGCAAAACCTGCACAGCTACAAATGGGGACTTAAGCGGGTATGGGACCCAAATAGTTCCCTGGTCTCGACCATTGTCAGTTGTCGAAAGCTCCTACAATCGCTTCCTGAACATAGATTCACCATCCACGCGATACGGAGATACAATTGGATTCCGTTTTCACGCAAAAGCAACAGTCCCCTCATCCGCATCGCGGCCTCACTCGAACAGATGTTACACCTCGATCGCTTCCACTCTATCAGTCCGAAAGTTCTCTTGGCGGCGCGAAAGGACATCGCCCAGCTCACCTTGACTCTGTGCTCAGCCCTCAATTTCCTCGGTCTCTAA
- a CDS encoding flippase: protein MNESQKVARNTAVLAVATLVERAGAIVLVFVLSRTVHAHGLGIHAAVLALYGLLALLAEVGVSSFIVREVAKDRSKTQQYVLHLSAVAIVAGLVVMSAAALILPYLGYSPELRAGSYLVLLAVIPGTLNVIHEAVYVAHQRVAFQTYTTLIVTVGSLTASIVLLLLGYGVVSVIAAFVASRYVMMFCYLLLTSCYIAPLRGSFQLSFGVALLREIRLFAASSFLAGFFSRPEILLLSVFSNETHIGFYSAALKLVDLWQVIPETFLTNVFPVMSRFYHQADQHAQLLQERSVKYLFALSLPIAVGLTVAAEPIIRLVFGQEFLPAVLVLQILAWNLPVSCLNSMLWRILVARDQQNRNVQVQLVTACTRIVSGCLVIFLLGPLGAALTTIGNLFLHNRMLAYFLQRDGIRLDVWRLTWRFAVAAAGMGVIVWLLLNSHTDLWMVVPVAAGCYGIWLFVLRAFSADEITVMSSLLPARVGGK from the coding sequence ATGAACGAGTCACAAAAAGTTGCTAGGAATACGGCGGTCCTCGCGGTAGCGACGTTGGTGGAGCGAGCAGGGGCAATCGTGTTGGTCTTTGTGCTTTCACGCACCGTGCATGCACACGGGCTCGGTATCCATGCAGCCGTTCTCGCACTGTACGGGTTGTTGGCGTTGCTTGCGGAAGTCGGTGTGTCAAGCTTTATCGTTCGTGAGGTCGCCAAAGACCGCAGCAAGACGCAACAATATGTCCTGCACTTGAGTGCGGTCGCGATCGTTGCTGGCCTTGTTGTCATGAGTGCGGCAGCGCTGATCTTGCCGTATCTCGGCTACTCGCCGGAACTGCGCGCCGGTTCGTATCTTGTGCTGCTCGCGGTGATTCCCGGCACGTTGAATGTCATTCACGAAGCCGTCTACGTGGCCCATCAACGGGTCGCATTTCAGACGTATACGACGCTTATCGTCACGGTGGGGAGTCTCACGGCAAGCATTGTGCTCCTCTTGCTAGGATACGGTGTCGTGAGCGTCATTGCCGCGTTTGTCGCGAGCAGGTACGTGATGATGTTTTGTTACCTCCTACTCACGTCTTGTTACATTGCACCGCTGCGCGGTTCGTTTCAGCTCTCCTTCGGCGTGGCATTGCTTCGCGAGATTCGTTTGTTCGCTGCATCCTCGTTTCTGGCCGGGTTCTTTTCCCGTCCGGAAATTCTTTTACTCTCAGTGTTCAGCAATGAAACGCACATTGGCTTCTATAGCGCGGCGTTGAAGTTGGTTGATCTGTGGCAAGTCATCCCTGAAACGTTTCTGACCAACGTGTTTCCGGTCATGTCTCGTTTCTATCACCAGGCTGATCAGCACGCCCAACTCCTGCAGGAACGGTCAGTGAAATACCTCTTTGCCCTTTCCTTACCCATTGCGGTGGGTTTGACGGTTGCAGCCGAACCGATAATCCGGCTGGTCTTTGGTCAGGAATTTCTTCCTGCTGTACTCGTGCTACAAATTCTCGCCTGGAATCTTCCCGTGTCCTGTTTGAATAGTATGCTGTGGCGGATTCTCGTCGCCCGTGATCAACAAAACCGCAATGTGCAAGTACAGCTGGTGACCGCATGCACGCGCATCGTCAGCGGCTGCCTGGTGATCTTTCTGCTTGGACCCCTTGGTGCGGCGCTTACGACGATTGGCAATCTGTTTCTGCATAACCGCATGTTAGCGTATTTCCTCCAACGTGACGGCATTCGCTTAGACGTGTGGCGTTTGACGTGGCGGTTCGCTGTTGCCGCCGCAGGTATGGGAGTGATCGTGTGGCTCCTGCTGAACTCTCACACCGATTTGTGGATGGTCGTGCCAGTCGCTGCTGGGTGTTACGGTATATGGCTTTTTGTCCTGAGGGCATTTTCCGCTGATGAGATTACTGTGATGTCCTCACTCTTGCCAGCAAGAGTAGGAGGGAAGTGA
- a CDS encoding LLM class flavin-dependent oxidoreductase — MNTQWPLRFGVFLPPMHPVGQNPTLTLQRDIELIEHLDRLGFDEAWIGEHHSAGYETIASPEVFIGVVSQRTRHIKLGTGVISLPYHHPLLVADNLVLLDHLTRGRVMFGVGPGQLTSDAIMLGIAPDNQRRMMQESFEVIMALLNGETVTRKTDWFTINEGVLQLRPYSYPRFDIAVAASISPAGATLAGRFGVGLLSLAATNPLGFQMLHDHWQVAEEQAAKNGQTVDRRNWRMVGPMHIAETKEQALADCRFGFLNVMTYLSHILPMGQSSATTYEDIVKEMNETGAGVIGTPDMAIAQIKRIQKQSGGFGCYLTIGADFADWQATLRSYELISQYVMPHFKGQSAPPQASYDRIIKAGGKYVSATAHAIEKAIKEYDAGQGKGKK, encoded by the coding sequence ATGAACACACAGTGGCCATTACGCTTCGGCGTTTTCCTCCCACCTATGCATCCCGTAGGGCAGAATCCAACCTTAACCTTGCAACGTGATATCGAATTGATCGAACACCTTGACCGCCTGGGCTTTGATGAAGCCTGGATTGGCGAGCATCACTCGGCTGGTTATGAAACTATCGCCTCGCCGGAAGTGTTTATCGGTGTCGTCTCACAGCGGACACGGCACATTAAGCTTGGGACCGGCGTTATTTCTCTTCCTTATCACCACCCGTTACTTGTGGCTGACAACCTCGTGTTGCTCGACCACTTGACACGTGGGCGGGTGATGTTCGGGGTCGGACCTGGCCAACTGACATCCGACGCCATCATGCTTGGGATCGCACCTGACAACCAACGTCGGATGATGCAGGAAAGCTTTGAAGTGATCATGGCGTTGCTCAACGGCGAGACCGTTACGCGCAAAACCGATTGGTTCACCATCAATGAGGGCGTCTTACAGTTACGTCCGTACTCTTATCCACGCTTCGATATTGCCGTAGCGGCCTCGATCTCCCCTGCCGGAGCGACGCTGGCTGGCCGCTTTGGTGTGGGCCTTCTTTCCCTGGCCGCGACCAACCCGCTGGGCTTTCAAATGCTGCACGATCACTGGCAAGTCGCCGAAGAGCAGGCGGCCAAGAATGGCCAAACAGTCGACCGACGCAACTGGCGTATGGTAGGGCCAATGCATATCGCCGAGACGAAGGAGCAGGCATTAGCAGATTGTCGCTTCGGCTTTCTCAATGTCATGACCTATCTTTCCCATATTCTTCCGATGGGACAGTCGAGTGCCACAACCTACGAAGATATTGTCAAAGAGATGAACGAGACCGGCGCTGGCGTCATCGGCACACCAGACATGGCCATTGCGCAGATCAAGCGCATTCAGAAACAATCTGGAGGATTCGGGTGCTATCTCACCATCGGTGCTGACTTCGCCGACTGGCAAGCGACCCTGCGATCGTATGAACTCATCTCACAGTACGTCATGCCGCATTTCAAAGGGCAAAGCGCACCACCCCAAGCCTCGTACGACCGGATCATCAAAGCTGGAGGCAAATACGTCTCGGCCACCGCTCACGCGATCGAGAAAGCGATCAAAGAGTATGATGCGGGACAGGGGAAAGGGAAGAAGTAG
- a CDS encoding DUF882 domain-containing protein yields MQILWYLMVLLTPALVLAAETGNVTDRYFLSGDGTVSLTNAKTNSSAQVRYRASDGTYPAEARQQIDRLFGVTADDENHISLRLISALDFIEDRFHLPIVLISGYRSQEYNDNLRAKGGGAAKASLHIEGMAADIKVRKNLAAKIWGIVKDMGCCGIGFYGGDSVHIDTGPARYWTQATSKVRTNISEDNKSIMVRTDQDIYLPGEKVEVKLARITAYPVSVVPTFSVHGNGGAPREFAFAGKNGACVSVRDANERAFVWHVPDDLPPEGRIQLQLRFCDKQFATMPDQIMSNVIEVR; encoded by the coding sequence ATGCAAATACTGTGGTATCTGATGGTATTACTCACGCCAGCGCTGGTCCTGGCGGCAGAGACGGGCAATGTCACTGACCGTTATTTCCTTAGCGGTGATGGTACGGTGTCATTGACCAATGCGAAAACCAATAGCTCAGCACAGGTGCGTTATCGTGCCTCAGACGGAACGTATCCGGCAGAAGCACGACAGCAGATTGATCGCTTGTTTGGTGTCACTGCTGACGATGAAAATCATATCTCGTTACGATTGATTTCAGCTCTCGATTTTATTGAAGATCGCTTTCATTTGCCGATCGTATTGATTTCTGGGTATCGCAGTCAGGAGTACAACGACAACCTGCGTGCGAAAGGCGGTGGCGCAGCGAAGGCGAGCCTCCATATCGAAGGGATGGCCGCAGATATAAAGGTGCGCAAGAATCTCGCCGCGAAAATCTGGGGCATTGTCAAAGACATGGGATGTTGCGGTATTGGTTTCTACGGTGGGGACTCGGTGCATATCGATACCGGCCCGGCGCGCTACTGGACCCAAGCGACCTCCAAAGTTCGCACCAACATCTCCGAAGACAACAAGAGCATCATGGTCCGTACAGACCAAGATATTTACCTGCCAGGTGAGAAAGTCGAGGTGAAGCTGGCGCGCATTACGGCCTATCCCGTGAGTGTGGTGCCGACATTCTCAGTTCATGGCAATGGTGGAGCGCCGCGTGAATTTGCTTTTGCAGGGAAAAACGGTGCGTGTGTGTCGGTGCGCGACGCCAACGAGCGAGCTTTTGTGTGGCATGTACCTGATGATCTTCCACCAGAAGGGCGAATTCAACTGCAGTTGCGGTTTTGTGACAAACAGTTTGCCACCATGCCAGATCAGATCATGTCGAACGTGATTGAAGTGCGATAG
- a CDS encoding disulfide bond formation protein DsbA, translating into MEPAVISLYFDYKSPFAYLAKDEAYKLEDEYRVRIDWLPYILNIPEALGDLQTRTEQQWRKIRYSYMDVRRWANKKGLVIRGPQKIFDSSIAAIGALYAQKQGTFRAYHDRVYECFWRRELDIEDQHAIVTVLGEVGGSPDGFLRYLDEEGPRELAAIQQRADKDEVFGVPLFIVAGEMFWGHDRVPLVREKLETMGLKK; encoded by the coding sequence ATGGAACCAGCGGTCATCTCACTCTACTTTGATTACAAAAGTCCATTTGCCTATCTCGCCAAGGATGAAGCCTACAAACTAGAGGATGAGTATCGAGTAAGGATCGACTGGCTTCCCTACATCCTCAATATCCCGGAGGCGCTCGGGGATCTCCAGACACGCACCGAGCAGCAATGGCGGAAGATCCGCTATTCCTACATGGATGTACGTCGCTGGGCGAACAAGAAGGGACTGGTGATTCGCGGACCACAGAAAATTTTCGATTCGTCGATTGCGGCGATCGGGGCGTTATACGCCCAGAAACAAGGAACATTTCGCGCCTATCATGATCGTGTCTACGAGTGCTTTTGGCGCCGCGAACTGGATATTGAAGATCAGCACGCGATTGTGACGGTGTTAGGCGAGGTCGGTGGGAGTCCTGACGGCTTTCTGAGATATCTTGATGAAGAGGGGCCACGCGAACTGGCAGCGATACAGCAACGTGCGGATAAAGACGAGGTATTTGGCGTGCCACTTTTCATTGTTGCAGGCGAGATGTTTTGGGGGCATGACCGGGTGCCGTTGGTGCGCGAGAAGTTGGAGACGATGGGATTGAAGAAGTAG